One window from the genome of Pseudoalteromonas sp. '520P1 No. 423' encodes:
- the sppA gene encoding signal peptide peptidase SppA, with translation MIKKFFIGLWDTLNFSRRLIVNFLFLFIVIALIVAAGSDEDEIIVEPGSALVLNISGLIVEQKTYVDPFEAAVSDSMGKSDEPPEILLDDIIDVIDSAAKDDRIKVMVLDLRNMRNAHLNKLKEVSNALNRFKATEKQIIAAGDYYSQAQYYLAAHANEVSMHPYGWMGVEGYAMYPMYFKDAIEKLSVTQHIFRVGTYKSAVEPFIRNDMSEPAKSSAQAWLGALWSEYKTDIATLRGFDVENFDEKMDDFLVKFKTAKGDSGQYALDNGWVDSLKTKEEVRQQLISLVGKDVKGKSFKRISLKDYLSIIKPPIPFVNPLTEKVAVVVAKGNIVDGKRKAGQIGGDSTAALLRKARLDEKVKAVVLRIDSGGGSMFASEVIRAEVLALKDSGKPVIASMSSVAASGGYWIASAANEIWAAPSTITGSIGIFGTVMTFDKSLAKLGVYSDGVSTTEMAGFSPMRELNPQLGEMIQMSIERGYERFLTIVAEARGLTIEEVDAIAQGRVWIASKAKELGLVDKLGNKKDAIEAAAKLASLEYYDVITVEQDLSTKDKFIQELLSNAHVQSFLEIDQNNDVFEAGLQSQINSVIYKLQSEVSSLKDYNDPNAVYARCLVCNIQ, from the coding sequence TTGATTAAGAAGTTTTTTATTGGGCTGTGGGATACATTAAATTTTTCCAGAAGACTCATAGTAAATTTTTTATTTTTATTTATCGTAATTGCACTCATAGTTGCAGCAGGATCAGATGAAGATGAAATTATTGTTGAGCCAGGCTCTGCATTGGTATTAAACATCTCTGGTTTAATAGTTGAACAAAAAACATATGTAGACCCATTTGAGGCTGCTGTTAGTGACTCTATGGGTAAAAGTGATGAGCCACCAGAAATTCTACTAGACGATATCATAGACGTAATAGATAGCGCTGCAAAAGACGATCGTATTAAAGTAATGGTGCTTGATTTACGTAACATGCGTAACGCCCATTTAAATAAATTAAAAGAAGTCAGTAATGCTCTAAACAGATTTAAAGCAACTGAAAAGCAAATCATCGCTGCAGGCGATTATTACTCTCAAGCTCAGTATTATTTAGCTGCACACGCAAATGAAGTGTCTATGCACCCTTACGGTTGGATGGGTGTTGAAGGTTACGCTATGTATCCAATGTACTTCAAAGATGCAATTGAAAAATTGTCTGTTACTCAACATATTTTCCGTGTAGGTACTTATAAGTCAGCAGTAGAACCTTTTATTAGAAATGATATGTCAGAGCCTGCAAAATCTTCAGCACAAGCTTGGTTGGGTGCGTTATGGTCTGAATATAAAACAGATATCGCGACACTGCGTGGATTTGATGTTGAAAACTTTGATGAGAAGATGGATGACTTTTTAGTTAAATTTAAAACAGCCAAAGGTGACTCAGGTCAATACGCATTAGATAACGGTTGGGTTGATTCTTTAAAAACGAAAGAGGAAGTTCGTCAACAACTTATCTCCTTAGTTGGTAAAGATGTAAAAGGTAAAAGCTTTAAACGCATCTCACTTAAAGATTACTTATCAATAATTAAGCCTCCTATCCCTTTTGTTAACCCATTAACTGAAAAAGTAGCGGTTGTTGTTGCTAAAGGCAATATTGTCGATGGTAAACGTAAAGCTGGTCAAATTGGTGGCGACTCTACTGCTGCGCTACTTCGCAAAGCTCGCCTAGACGAAAAAGTTAAAGCGGTTGTATTACGCATCGACTCTGGTGGCGGTAGTATGTTTGCGTCTGAAGTGATTCGTGCTGAAGTTTTAGCATTAAAAGATTCAGGTAAGCCAGTTATCGCGTCAATGAGTTCAGTTGCAGCATCTGGCGGTTATTGGATTGCATCTGCTGCCAATGAAATTTGGGCAGCACCAAGTACCATCACAGGCTCTATTGGTATTTTTGGTACAGTAATGACATTTGATAAATCACTGGCTAAATTAGGTGTTTACTCTGATGGCGTTTCAACAACTGAAATGGCTGGCTTTTCTCCTATGAGAGAATTAAACCCACAACTTGGTGAAATGATTCAGATGAGCATCGAACGTGGTTACGAAAGGTTTTTAACTATCGTAGCAGAAGCACGCGGTTTAACAATTGAAGAAGTTGATGCAATCGCACAAGGCCGAGTATGGATTGCCAGTAAAGCTAAAGAGCTTGGATTGGTTGATAAGCTAGGTAACAAAAAAGATGCAATTGAAGCTGCAGCAAAACTTGCTAGCCTTGAATATTACGATGTAATCACAGTTGAGCAAGATTTATCAACTAAAGATAAATTCATTCAAGAGTTATTAAGCAATGCACATGTTCAAAGCTTTTTAGAAATAGATCAAAATAACGATGTATTTGAAGCGGGCCTGCAAAGCCAAATTAATTCTGTTATTTACAAACTTCAGTCTGAAGTAAGTTCTCTAAAAGACTACAACGATCCTAATGCAGTATATGCACGTTGTTTAGTTTGTAATATTCAGTAA
- a CDS encoding FAD-dependent oxidoreductase, which translates to MLEQKLKLKNNELKNRLVMGSMHTGLEEGLRNHSKLRAFYEARAKGGVGLIITGGYSPNLRGKLTPFSSSFNSWIDVLKHKSITQAVHKHDGKICLQLLHAGRYAYHPLNTAPSAIKAPINPFKPKEMSHSAIKSTIKSFARSALLAEKAGYDGVEIMGSEGYLINEFMAPRTNKRKDEWGGTPENRMRFACEVVKSVRSVVSKKFMIVFRLSMLDLVDDGSNIDEVEQQAKSLEKAGVDIFNTGIGWHEARVPTIASMVPQGAFKRSSEQLKNMVSVPVIAVNRINTPDIANQILNDNQADLISMARPLLADPDFFIKYQQKQSDNINICIACNQGCLDNVFKGKRATCLVNPQAGYELEYAIEKAPKSKNVLVVGAGPAGMACACYLAQRGHKVTLIEKSSGMGGQFNLAMRVPGKEDFNYTLTYFKSELARLNVNIELNTAFASDMKSNYDDIVFSTGVSPRLANITCSDDKRVLAYDEVIRGEVKIGKRVAILGAGGIGFDMVAFLAESTNKSIDEFQTQWGIEVEQSNHQAQDKLYMLKRSPGRFGSDLGKTTGWIHRSVAKQQKVEQISGCSYVSFSNKGLEIKENETTRFLDVDTVIACIGQVSNTKNYDAEKESSNVHVIGGAKLAQAIDAKRAIFEALELARRI; encoded by the coding sequence ATGTTAGAACAAAAACTAAAATTAAAAAATAATGAGCTTAAGAATCGTTTAGTAATGGGGTCTATGCACACCGGATTAGAAGAAGGTTTGCGTAACCACAGTAAATTACGTGCCTTTTACGAAGCCCGTGCAAAAGGTGGTGTTGGACTTATAATCACTGGGGGTTATAGCCCGAACTTGAGAGGCAAGTTAACTCCGTTTTCATCATCTTTCAATTCTTGGATAGATGTACTAAAACATAAATCTATTACACAAGCTGTTCATAAACACGATGGTAAAATTTGTTTGCAGTTATTACATGCAGGTCGTTATGCATACCATCCGTTAAATACTGCACCAAGTGCTATAAAGGCGCCAATCAATCCATTTAAACCAAAAGAAATGTCCCATAGTGCGATAAAGTCTACGATTAAATCATTTGCACGCTCAGCTTTATTAGCCGAAAAAGCGGGATATGATGGTGTAGAAATAATGGGTTCAGAAGGATATTTGATTAATGAATTTATGGCACCTCGTACAAATAAAAGAAAAGATGAATGGGGTGGTACACCAGAAAATCGAATGCGATTTGCATGTGAAGTTGTAAAATCAGTCCGCAGTGTGGTTTCTAAAAAATTTATGATAGTTTTTAGACTTTCAATGTTAGATTTAGTGGATGATGGCTCAAACATAGATGAGGTCGAACAACAAGCTAAGTCACTTGAAAAAGCGGGCGTTGATATATTTAATACTGGTATAGGTTGGCATGAAGCACGCGTTCCAACAATAGCGAGTATGGTACCGCAAGGTGCATTTAAGCGCTCATCAGAACAACTAAAAAATATGGTGTCTGTTCCTGTTATTGCAGTCAACCGGATAAATACCCCTGATATCGCAAACCAAATATTAAATGATAATCAAGCTGACTTAATTTCTATGGCAAGGCCATTATTAGCCGATCCAGATTTTTTTATTAAATACCAACAAAAACAAAGCGATAATATTAATATATGTATAGCTTGTAATCAGGGCTGTTTAGATAACGTATTTAAAGGTAAAAGAGCCACTTGTTTAGTTAATCCACAAGCTGGATATGAATTAGAATACGCAATAGAAAAAGCACCTAAATCTAAAAACGTATTAGTTGTTGGTGCAGGACCTGCTGGTATGGCATGTGCGTGTTACTTAGCACAGCGAGGCCATAAAGTAACTTTAATTGAAAAGTCATCAGGTATGGGGGGGCAATTTAACTTGGCAATGCGTGTACCTGGTAAAGAAGACTTTAATTACACTTTAACTTACTTTAAAAGTGAACTTGCTAGACTAAACGTTAATATTGAACTCAATACTGCTTTCGCATCAGATATGAAATCAAATTATGATGATATCGTTTTTTCTACAGGCGTTAGCCCTAGACTTGCAAATATAACATGTAGCGATGATAAACGTGTATTAGCTTACGATGAAGTCATTCGTGGTGAAGTAAAAATAGGCAAACGTGTTGCGATACTGGGTGCTGGTGGTATTGGCTTTGATATGGTGGCTTTTTTAGCTGAATCTACAAATAAATCAATTGATGAGTTTCAAACCCAATGGGGCATAGAAGTTGAACAATCAAATCATCAAGCGCAAGATAAACTGTATATGTTAAAACGTAGCCCTGGTCGTTTTGGTTCTGATCTGGGCAAAACAACAGGTTGGATCCACCGTAGTGTTGCCAAACAGCAAAAAGTTGAACAAATATCAGGATGTTCATATGTCAGCTTTAGTAATAAAGGCTTAGAAATAAAAGAAAATGAAACAACCCGTTTTCTTGATGTTGATACTGTGATTGCGTGTATTGGCCAAGTATCAAATACAAAAAATTATGATGCAGAAAAAGAAAGTTCAAACGTACATGTGATAGGCGGTGCTAAATTAGCACAAGCAATAGACGCAAAACGCGCTATCTTTGAAGCATTAGAACTTGCACGGCGCATTTAA
- a CDS encoding DoxX family protein, which translates to MLQKLFQFYNASIDKTQIASGLAPLLFRLILAPVMIIAGFNKLGLSGEWNGLINAISADANVVAWFGNSEWGLGLPFPDLLALLAGWSEFLGGWFLLIGLFTRVAAIPLMFTMFIAATTVHWNNGWFAVTPTNPDTSAAKVLTWFEIPGAQKSLQNSIDTKERLDKIKEIVEENGFTEYLYETGRPVILNNGIEFSFTYFVMLLSLFFTGGGRITSVDYWLTRNNKAAK; encoded by the coding sequence ATGCTTCAAAAACTATTTCAATTTTATAACGCCAGTATAGATAAAACACAAATTGCATCGGGTCTAGCGCCGCTGCTTTTCAGATTGATTTTAGCGCCAGTGATGATCATTGCAGGTTTTAATAAATTAGGATTAAGCGGCGAATGGAACGGATTAATTAATGCAATCTCAGCTGATGCAAATGTCGTTGCATGGTTTGGTAATAGTGAGTGGGGTTTGGGATTACCCTTTCCTGATTTATTAGCACTTTTAGCCGGATGGAGTGAGTTTTTAGGAGGTTGGTTTTTACTGATAGGTTTATTTACCAGGGTTGCGGCAATTCCATTAATGTTTACCATGTTCATCGCTGCAACAACAGTTCATTGGAATAATGGTTGGTTTGCTGTAACGCCTACTAATCCAGATACCAGTGCAGCTAAAGTATTAACTTGGTTTGAGATCCCTGGGGCTCAGAAAAGCTTACAAAATAGTATAGATACAAAAGAGCGTTTAGATAAAATTAAAGAAATTGTTGAGGAAAATGGTTTCACTGAATATTTATATGAAACTGGCAGACCGGTCATTTTAAATAACGGTATAGAATTTTCTTTCACTTACTTTGTGATGTTATTAAGTTTATTTTTTACAGGTGGTGGTCGCATAACGAGTGTTGATTATTGGCTTACTCGTAATAACAAAGCAGCGAAATAA
- a CDS encoding NAD(P)H nitroreductase, giving the protein MNAIDLLLNRQSDSKLQAPGPTKEQLSIIQQAALKVPDHAALKPWEFIIVEGEKRHKLGEIYYQSAIKNLNPENPVDAKAIQRSKEMPLRAPMIIIAIAKYIEHAKVPRIEQVQSAGCAVMAMQQAAYAQGLAGVWRTGSYASCEHVKTALGLNELDEIVGYLYLGTAASDFVKPHRHDVNAFFSELK; this is encoded by the coding sequence ATGAATGCAATAGATCTCCTTTTAAACCGCCAATCAGATAGTAAACTACAAGCACCAGGTCCTACAAAAGAACAATTAAGCATTATTCAACAAGCTGCATTAAAAGTGCCTGATCATGCTGCATTAAAACCATGGGAATTTATCATTGTTGAAGGTGAAAAACGCCATAAATTGGGTGAAATATACTACCAATCAGCTATTAAAAATTTAAACCCTGAAAATCCAGTTGACGCTAAAGCGATACAAAGGTCAAAAGAAATGCCATTACGTGCGCCTATGATCATCATCGCCATCGCTAAATACATCGAACATGCAAAAGTCCCTCGTATTGAACAAGTTCAGTCAGCAGGCTGTGCTGTAATGGCAATGCAACAAGCTGCATATGCGCAAGGCCTTGCGGGTGTTTGGAGAACAGGATCATATGCCAGTTGTGAGCATGTAAAAACAGCGCTTGGTTTAAATGAACTAGATGAAATTGTGGGTTATTTGTATTTAGGTACAGCGGCAAGTGATTTTGTCAAACCTCATAGGCATGACGTTAACGCATTTTTCTCAGAACTAAAATAA
- a CDS encoding DASS family sodium-coupled anion symporter produces MKIIKSHILMGLIFAAIVYSLGSIFELAHEITLTLTITSLTGYWWITEALPIPLTSLLPIASFPLVGVLTHKQAASSIGSHVILLLMGAFMLAVAIEQSQVHKRIAFMIINKIGGGSASKILFAIMATSAVLSMWISNTATVVALLPVVIALCANTDNTKFKIALLLGLAYSASIGGIGTIIGTPPNLIFASVYEQFAQKEYGFISWMKIAVPIVVISIPLAALWLGRNIKLNAVIELPEMGKWQVAEKRVLIIFGLVALAWIFRKEPFGGWSGIIGNTTIGDSSIALLGVIAMALTPNGKGKKLLEWEKAKDIPWGMLLLFAGGICIAKAFVSSGLSEMLGQFLVSLGTLPLLLMLFALCISVSFLTEITSNTATATLLMPVIASAAIALGLPIELLMIPVVISCSCAFCLPVATAPNSIVFATGEIKVIDMVKQGAILNVLLAIIISLVCFYLLGK; encoded by the coding sequence ATGAAAATTATTAAATCTCATATTTTAATGGGACTTATTTTTGCTGCCATCGTTTATTCACTTGGTAGTATATTTGAACTAGCCCATGAAATTACTTTAACACTCACAATCACGAGTTTGACCGGTTATTGGTGGATAACAGAAGCCTTGCCCATCCCTTTAACGTCACTTCTACCAATAGCATCGTTTCCATTGGTAGGGGTGTTAACACATAAACAAGCGGCTAGCTCGATTGGTAGTCATGTTATTTTATTATTAATGGGCGCATTTATGCTTGCGGTTGCGATAGAACAATCACAAGTCCATAAACGAATTGCATTTATGATCATTAATAAAATAGGAGGGGGTAGTGCATCTAAGATTTTATTTGCAATTATGGCAACAAGTGCAGTGTTATCAATGTGGATTTCAAATACAGCAACTGTCGTTGCGTTATTACCTGTAGTTATAGCGCTGTGTGCCAACACAGATAATACCAAGTTTAAAATCGCATTATTATTAGGATTAGCTTATTCAGCATCTATAGGCGGTATAGGCACAATTATAGGCACACCGCCAAACTTAATATTTGCATCTGTATATGAGCAGTTTGCACAAAAAGAATATGGCTTTATAAGTTGGATGAAAATAGCTGTGCCAATTGTTGTAATTTCAATCCCACTCGCTGCGCTTTGGCTTGGGCGCAATATTAAACTAAATGCAGTAATAGAATTACCAGAAATGGGAAAGTGGCAAGTAGCTGAAAAACGTGTATTAATAATCTTCGGATTAGTGGCACTTGCTTGGATTTTTAGAAAAGAACCTTTTGGTGGATGGTCTGGCATTATAGGTAATACTACCATTGGTGATTCGAGCATTGCACTTTTAGGTGTGATAGCGATGGCTTTAACACCAAATGGTAAAGGCAAGAAATTACTTGAGTGGGAAAAAGCAAAAGATATCCCGTGGGGGATGTTATTACTGTTTGCGGGTGGTATTTGTATTGCTAAAGCATTTGTAAGCAGTGGTTTAAGTGAAATGCTAGGTCAATTCTTAGTAAGTCTAGGTACATTACCTTTATTGCTTATGTTGTTTGCATTATGTATATCAGTTTCCTTTTTAACTGAAATCACATCTAATACAGCAACTGCAACATTGCTTATGCCAGTGATCGCATCAGCAGCAATCGCCTTAGGTTTACCCATCGAATTATTAATGATCCCTGTGGTAATAAGCTGTTCTTGTGCGTTTTGTTTACCTGTCGCTACTGCACCTAATTCAATCGTTTTTGCTACAGGCGAAATAAAGGTGATTGACATGGTAAAACAAGGTGCAATATTAAATGTTTTATTAGCTATTATCATTAGCTTAGTGTGTTTCTATTTATTAGGAAAATAA
- a CDS encoding NUDIX hydrolase: MEQTVRIGVGVIIFKENKILLGERIGAHGANTWATPGGHLEVGESIEECAKREGLEETGLNLKSIKKLGFTNDIFANENKHYVTIFVCAYDFSGEVEVKEPNKCKQWQWFELNELPKPLFLPLINFIKEHPDLRIKNN, from the coding sequence ATGGAACAAACTGTACGGATCGGTGTTGGTGTCATTATTTTTAAAGAAAATAAAATACTTTTAGGTGAAAGAATTGGTGCACATGGTGCTAATACTTGGGCCACACCAGGAGGCCATTTAGAAGTAGGTGAAAGTATAGAGGAATGTGCAAAAAGAGAAGGATTGGAAGAAACGGGTTTAAATTTAAAGTCTATTAAAAAACTTGGTTTTACAAATGATATATTTGCAAATGAAAATAAGCATTATGTAACGATTTTCGTTTGTGCTTACGACTTTAGTGGCGAAGTTGAAGTTAAAGAACCAAATAAATGCAAACAATGGCAATGGTTTGAATTAAATGAGCTACCTAAACCATTATTTCTGCCTCTTATAAACTTTATTAAAGAACATCCTGATTTACGTATTAAAAATAATTAA
- a CDS encoding glycogen debranching enzyme N-terminal domain-containing protein translates to MKNLFDNYTSAFNHLDSTAIADNYVIPCAINDSDGKQVYTSYEYLKEKFTVNMESLKTLGYQSAKYKIIKTMPMGEGATAVDISWLVHTTASNIEFKCLYICHLTDLGWKIFSANVYLD, encoded by the coding sequence TTGAAAAATTTATTCGATAATTATACTAGTGCATTTAATCACTTAGATAGTACCGCAATAGCTGATAATTATGTCATTCCTTGTGCCATAAATGATTCTGATGGCAAACAAGTGTATACATCCTATGAGTATTTAAAAGAAAAATTCACCGTTAACATGGAATCTTTAAAAACTTTAGGATACCAATCCGCAAAATACAAAATCATAAAAACTATGCCAATGGGAGAAGGTGCTACAGCTGTTGATATCTCTTGGTTAGTTCACACGACAGCATCAAACATAGAGTTTAAATGTTTATATATTTGTCACTTAACTGATTTGGGATGGAAAATTTTTAGTGCTAATGTTTATTTAGATTAG
- a CDS encoding FKBP-type peptidyl-prolyl cis-trans isomerase: MSEKFKVNADKASYGIGLQMGEQLKGNPFEGLNLNLVFEGMKDAFTGGEFQVEIPEIQAAFEEINAEIQKRRDSEAKELAAEGNAYLEDNAKRSEITVTESGLQYEILTAGEGEIPTAESTVRTHYHGSLINGTVFDSSVERGEPAEFPVSGVIKGWTEALQIMPVGSKWRLHIPQDLAYGERGAGASIAPYSTLIFDIELLEIV, from the coding sequence ATGTCTGAAAAATTTAAAGTAAATGCTGATAAAGCAAGCTACGGTATTGGTTTACAAATGGGTGAGCAACTTAAAGGTAACCCATTCGAAGGTTTAAATCTTAATCTTGTTTTTGAAGGCATGAAAGATGCTTTCACTGGTGGTGAATTCCAAGTTGAAATTCCTGAAATTCAAGCTGCTTTCGAAGAAATCAATGCTGAAATTCAAAAGCGTCGCGATAGCGAAGCTAAAGAATTAGCAGCTGAAGGTAATGCTTACTTAGAAGATAATGCTAAGCGTTCAGAAATCACAGTTACTGAGTCTGGTTTACAGTACGAAATTTTAACTGCTGGTGAAGGTGAGATCCCAACTGCTGAGTCTACAGTACGTACGCATTACCACGGTTCTTTAATCAATGGTACTGTTTTTGATAGTTCTGTTGAGCGTGGCGAACCTGCTGAGTTCCCAGTAAGCGGTGTTATCAAAGGTTGGACTGAAGCATTACAAATCATGCCAGTTGGTTCAAAGTGGCGTTTACACATTCCACAAGATTTAGCATATGGTGAACGTGGCGCAGGTGCTTCAATTGCTCCTTACTCTACGCTTATCTTCGATATCGAGTTACTTGAAATCGTATAA
- a CDS encoding TonB-dependent receptor: MKKSLLASAVLTSLVSSYAIAEPVSGVVLDNNNQPISNARIHYHGKKQSVLTNNNGEFTIDVDASGQLHISKDNYLDKRINVDPKQSNLNVILDASAIESVVVYASGLHKNNMEMASPVSVLTGDHLKNKAQATLGETLKGIPGVNSSYFGPVSSSPIIRGMDGPRVRIMQNGLDTSDASRIGPDHATTTESLTAEQIEVLRGPVTLLYGSGAIGGVVNVVDERIPSTQLEDISGGFDVRYDSASNAQSQAFVLKGGQSGFNVHLDASNRNSDNTQTPDFNFEHEDGDNEVLTEIENTFLEATTFNFGTSYISDHFTAGFSYSKLDSDYGIPGHDHDHGHEDDHDDEHDHEDEHDHEDEHEEEEHEEHNVFARLKQERTQAMFIWTPHHNIIEKVEAKFGYTNYEHGEIEGDEVGTLFKNDSLESRITVEHNINKWHGVLGFHSLHSDYEAQGAEAFTPASETEQYALFLLEERKFNDVTIELGARFEDYSLTAGDLETGHDDHDHEEHDHDEDHGEEAHHGEESFSDSFTNFSFSAGAVYNFADGYSASVSLTHSKRAPSSAELLSNGIHIATGTYDLGAAYEIETEDDGHTEIHFEPEDLQQETANNIDITFRKFKGDFGFTANIFYNDINDYYHQQNTGFVFDEHTHELVKDEHEDYEEHDDHEGHEDEHEEGLKVYQFNTADAKLYGFEIDSHYQFNNNMMIKVFADSITAKLDDDSYIPRIPANKIGSSFEFQNQNWDFDMTVTHHLAQDKLAQFETKTDSYTLVDFGFSYYLEALGTDSTLFIRANNLTDELGFVHNSFIKEQAPLPGRNFTLGIRGYF; this comes from the coding sequence ATGAAAAAGTCATTATTAGCCAGTGCTGTTTTAACTTCTTTAGTAAGTAGTTATGCAATTGCTGAACCAGTTTCAGGTGTAGTTTTAGATAATAATAACCAACCTATTAGTAATGCACGGATTCATTACCATGGCAAAAAACAAAGTGTATTAACAAATAACAATGGCGAATTCACCATTGATGTTGATGCCAGTGGCCAACTGCATATCAGCAAAGATAATTATTTAGACAAAAGAATAAATGTTGACCCAAAACAATCTAATTTAAATGTAATTTTAGACGCCTCTGCTATCGAATCAGTTGTGGTTTATGCCTCTGGATTACATAAAAATAATATGGAAATGGCTTCACCTGTTTCTGTACTAACAGGTGATCACCTTAAAAATAAAGCCCAAGCTACTTTAGGTGAAACGCTAAAAGGCATACCTGGCGTAAACTCTAGTTATTTTGGCCCAGTATCCTCTTCTCCAATTATTCGTGGAATGGACGGCCCACGAGTAAGAATTATGCAAAATGGTCTTGATACCAGTGATGCCTCTCGAATCGGTCCTGATCATGCGACAACTACTGAGTCGTTAACTGCAGAACAAATTGAAGTTCTTAGAGGTCCAGTCACATTATTATATGGTTCAGGTGCGATTGGCGGTGTGGTTAATGTTGTAGATGAGCGTATTCCTTCAACTCAACTAGAAGATATTTCTGGTGGCTTTGATGTGAGATATGATTCAGCTTCTAATGCTCAATCACAAGCTTTTGTTTTAAAAGGCGGACAATCAGGCTTTAATGTTCATTTGGATGCATCAAATCGAAATAGCGACAATACTCAAACACCTGATTTTAATTTTGAACATGAAGATGGTGATAATGAAGTTTTAACTGAAATCGAAAATACTTTTTTAGAAGCAACTACTTTCAATTTTGGCACTAGCTATATTAGTGATCATTTCACAGCCGGATTCTCTTACAGTAAATTAGATTCTGACTATGGTATTCCTGGCCACGACCACGATCATGGCCACGAAGATGATCATGATGATGAACATGATCACGAAGACGAGCACGATCATGAAGATGAGCACGAAGAAGAAGAACATGAAGAGCACAATGTTTTTGCTAGATTAAAACAAGAACGTACTCAAGCAATGTTTATTTGGACTCCACATCACAATATTATCGAGAAAGTAGAAGCTAAATTTGGTTATACCAATTATGAACATGGCGAAATTGAAGGTGATGAAGTAGGCACATTATTCAAAAATGACAGCCTTGAATCACGTATTACAGTTGAGCACAATATTAACAAATGGCATGGTGTTTTAGGTTTCCATAGTTTACATTCTGATTATGAGGCGCAAGGCGCAGAAGCATTTACGCCAGCTTCTGAGACTGAGCAATATGCATTATTCCTGCTTGAAGAACGCAAGTTTAATGATGTGACAATTGAACTTGGTGCCCGTTTTGAAGATTATAGTTTAACAGCTGGTGATTTAGAAACTGGACATGACGATCATGACCATGAAGAACACGATCATGACGAAGATCACGGTGAAGAAGCACATCATGGAGAAGAAAGTTTCTCTGACTCATTTACCAATTTCAGCTTTTCAGCTGGCGCAGTATATAATTTTGCCGATGGATATTCTGCCTCAGTGAGTTTAACACATTCCAAAAGAGCCCCCTCTTCTGCTGAGCTGCTATCTAATGGTATTCATATCGCAACTGGCACTTATGATTTAGGCGCTGCATATGAAATCGAAACAGAAGATGATGGTCATACTGAGATCCATTTTGAGCCTGAAGATTTACAGCAAGAAACGGCAAACAATATTGATATCACTTTCAGAAAATTTAAAGGTGATTTTGGTTTTACAGCTAATATCTTTTATAACGACATAAATGACTATTATCATCAACAAAATACTGGTTTTGTTTTTGATGAGCATACTCATGAACTAGTTAAAGATGAGCACGAAGATTATGAGGAACATGACGATCATGAAGGCCATGAAGATGAGCATGAGGAAGGTCTAAAGGTTTATCAGTTTAATACTGCTGATGCTAAATTATATGGTTTCGAAATTGACTCACATTATCAGTTTAATAATAATATGATGATAAAAGTATTTGCTGATTCAATCACAGCAAAGTTAGACGATGATTCATATATCCCTAGAATTCCAGCAAATAAAATTGGATCAAGTTTTGAATTTCAAAATCAAAACTGGGATTTTGATATGACAGTTACTCATCATTTAGCGCAAGATAAGCTAGCACAATTTGAAACTAAAACAGATTCATATACTTTAGTCGATTTTGGCTTTAGCTACTATTTAGAAGCTCTAGGCACTGATAGTACTTTATTTATCAGGGCAAATAACCTAACTGATGAATTAGGCTTTGTACATAATTCATTTATTAAGGAGCAAGCACCGCTTCCAGGTCGAAACTTTACTTTAGGCATTAGGGGTTATTTCTAA